A single Longimicrobium sp. DNA region contains:
- a CDS encoding L,D-transpeptidase → MRYSKHIIRASCAALLAFAAPASAQDGPRAGEDTSRVAVDADSRPRGLVTTDELIADRLRRMGVVNPDPAPRRPTSRADSLTWERHRRAANNAKGRRIVVSIFDRRLWLIDGADTLLSAPAGVGMGMVKSTGGRLIDFSTPRGRRTVIKMEEDPLWIPPDWHYQSMADRVRQFPAGGVALKDGGRVIRRGVNLGILKDGEFEILPQEHPLMWDGIMYIPPFGTINRRVPEVLGKFKLDTGDGYFIHGTNDPIAIGFPATHGCIRLDEEPLTFLYENTTVGTPVYIY, encoded by the coding sequence ATGAGATACTCCAAACACATCATCCGGGCCTCGTGCGCGGCCCTGCTGGCCTTCGCCGCGCCCGCGAGCGCGCAGGACGGCCCCCGCGCCGGCGAAGACACCTCGCGCGTCGCCGTCGACGCGGACAGCCGCCCGCGCGGGCTGGTGACCACCGACGAGCTGATCGCGGACCGCCTGCGCCGCATGGGCGTGGTGAACCCCGATCCGGCGCCGCGCCGCCCCACCTCGCGCGCCGACTCGCTCACCTGGGAGCGCCACCGCCGCGCCGCCAACAACGCAAAGGGGCGCCGCATCGTCGTCTCCATCTTCGACCGGCGCCTGTGGCTGATCGACGGCGCGGACACGCTCCTCTCGGCCCCCGCCGGCGTCGGCATGGGGATGGTGAAGAGCACGGGCGGGCGGCTGATCGACTTCTCCACGCCGCGCGGACGCCGCACCGTCATCAAGATGGAAGAGGACCCGCTCTGGATTCCACCCGACTGGCACTACCAGTCGATGGCGGACCGGGTGCGGCAGTTTCCGGCCGGCGGGGTGGCGCTCAAGGACGGAGGGCGCGTCATACGGCGCGGCGTGAACCTGGGGATCCTCAAGGACGGCGAGTTCGAGATCCTCCCGCAGGAGCACCCGCTGATGTGGGACGGGATCATGTACATCCCGCCCTTTGGCACCATCAACCGGCGCGTGCCGGAGGTGCTCGGCAAGTTCAAGCTGGACACGGGCGACGGGTACTTCATCCACGGCACCAACGACCCCATCGCCATCGGCTTTCCCGCCACCCACGGCTGCATCCGCCTGGACGAGGAGCCACTCACCTTCCTGTACGAGAACACCACGGTTGGTACTCCGGTCTACATCTACTGA
- a CDS encoding rhomboid family intramembrane serine protease — protein sequence MTVPDPTPSPPGEYGIVDAQGIMHPATRDELVAACRAGPIPRLVWTPESGGPVPPEEVPFLLEAIRARIGGGAKTQAIIVGVFASVLAVQNLDALRPGSPGAVYLLFGVIWVALRLREWHQASVMTPQGFRDMMREAEQTAALRRVPVVYLRLLAGMIAAVGAAQLLANGSGMPNFGIGPAAMVPEYVRGGETWRLLTAGYLHGDIIHFAVNFMALLALGRETEVLAHRAYLSLVFLAAVLGGSLASFIVPPDAPSVGSSGGLMGLIGFLGVLAYRRRETVPPGFLKMVLLNVAVIAGIGIVGMGLIDNAAHAGGLAVGALLGAVFVPTTRAHPQWVTGRAVHAAGIAAMIVLALGCAWTLVLVLLPVF from the coding sequence ATGACTGTTCCGGACCCAACCCCTTCCCCGCCCGGCGAGTACGGCATCGTGGACGCGCAGGGGATCATGCACCCCGCCACCCGCGACGAGCTGGTCGCGGCGTGCCGCGCGGGGCCCATCCCGCGCCTGGTGTGGACGCCGGAGTCCGGCGGCCCCGTGCCTCCCGAGGAGGTGCCCTTTCTGCTGGAGGCGATCCGCGCGCGAATCGGCGGCGGGGCGAAGACGCAGGCGATCATCGTGGGCGTGTTCGCGTCGGTGCTCGCCGTTCAGAACCTCGATGCGCTTCGCCCCGGCTCACCCGGGGCCGTGTACCTGCTGTTCGGGGTGATCTGGGTGGCGCTGCGGCTGCGCGAGTGGCACCAGGCCAGCGTGATGACGCCGCAGGGCTTCCGCGACATGATGCGCGAGGCGGAGCAGACCGCGGCGCTGCGGCGGGTGCCCGTCGTGTACCTGCGCTTGCTGGCGGGGATGATCGCGGCGGTCGGCGCGGCGCAGCTCCTGGCGAACGGCTCCGGAATGCCCAACTTCGGCATCGGTCCGGCCGCGATGGTGCCGGAGTATGTCCGCGGGGGCGAGACGTGGCGGCTCCTCACCGCCGGCTACCTGCACGGCGACATCATCCACTTCGCCGTCAACTTCATGGCGCTCCTCGCGCTGGGCCGCGAGACGGAGGTTCTGGCGCACCGCGCGTACCTTTCGCTGGTCTTCCTGGCCGCGGTGCTCGGCGGATCTCTGGCCAGCTTCATCGTGCCGCCGGATGCGCCGTCGGTCGGCTCGTCGGGCGGGCTGATGGGGCTGATCGGCTTCCTGGGCGTGCTGGCCTACCGCCGGCGCGAGACGGTGCCGCCTGGCTTCCTCAAGATGGTGCTGCTGAACGTGGCGGTGATCGCCGGGATCGGGATCGTGGGGATGGGGCTGATCGACAACGCGGCGCACGCGGGCGGGCTGGCGGTAGGCGCGCTGCTGGGCGCCGTCTTCGTCCCCACGACGCGCGCCCACCCGCAGTGGGTCACCGGCCGCGCCGTGCACGCGGCCGGCATCGCCGCCATGATCGTGCTGGCGCTGGGCTGCGCGTGGACTCTGGTCCTGGTGCTGCTTCCGGTTTTCTAA
- a CDS encoding plasmid pRiA4b ORF-3 family protein, whose translation MSTEPTFQLRVTLLGSEPPIWRQLHVPATITLEALHQVIQVSMGWQDDHLHQFTAGAKRYGPAASRGGLRVHDERQARLYRVLTKPGQRMHYLYDFGDDWEHEVLVEALLRQEQRPEFSVCTAGERACPPEDCGGIWGYDDLPEVLGNPEHDEYEERREWMGDDFDPGAFDLEEVNRRLRAIR comes from the coding sequence GTGTCCACCGAACCGACTTTCCAGCTCCGCGTGACGCTCCTGGGGTCCGAGCCGCCCATCTGGAGGCAGCTCCACGTGCCGGCGACGATCACGCTGGAAGCGCTGCACCAGGTGATCCAGGTCAGCATGGGCTGGCAGGACGACCACCTTCACCAGTTTACCGCAGGCGCCAAGCGTTACGGCCCCGCCGCATCGCGGGGCGGGCTACGGGTGCACGACGAGAGGCAGGCGCGGCTCTACCGCGTGCTCACCAAGCCGGGCCAGCGGATGCACTACTTATACGACTTCGGCGACGATTGGGAGCACGAGGTTCTCGTCGAAGCCCTACTTCGGCAGGAGCAGCGCCCGGAGTTTTCGGTGTGCACCGCGGGCGAGCGCGCCTGCCCGCCAGAGGACTGCGGAGGCATCTGGGGCTACGACGATCTGCCGGAGGTGCTCGGCAATCCGGAGCACGACGAGTACGAGGAAAGGCGAGAGTGGATGGGCGACGACTTCGACCCGGGAGCCTTCGACCTGGAAGAGGTGAACCGGAGGCTGCGGGCAATCCGCTAG
- a CDS encoding inositol monophosphatase family protein yields the protein MTTPFHDELRLALDAAYDAAELIAARTGADRVRLKGRADLVTEVDEAVERLVTERIRERFPDDAVVGEELSSGAVTSGRRWIVDPVDGTTNFVHGHPFVCVSIAFADDDGPAAGVIHAPFLREVFHAARGCGAFLNGEPIHTSTVREPSGALLGTGFPFKKGKGNLDAYMSLVADAVRATHDVRRDGSAALDLANVAAGRLDGFFEVGLAPWDVAAGMLLVREAGGRVSGWPGDSGEPLDTGRVLASNGHIHGWLRELAGRHVASI from the coding sequence ATGACCACGCCGTTCCACGACGAGCTCCGCCTTGCCCTCGACGCCGCGTACGACGCCGCCGAGCTGATCGCCGCGCGCACCGGCGCCGACCGCGTGCGCCTCAAGGGCCGCGCCGACCTGGTGACCGAGGTGGACGAGGCGGTGGAGCGGCTGGTGACGGAGCGCATCCGCGAGCGCTTTCCGGACGACGCCGTGGTGGGCGAGGAGCTCTCGTCGGGGGCGGTCACGTCCGGCCGTCGGTGGATCGTGGACCCGGTGGACGGCACCACGAATTTCGTGCACGGCCATCCGTTCGTGTGCGTGAGCATCGCCTTTGCGGACGACGACGGGCCGGCCGCGGGGGTGATCCACGCGCCCTTTCTGCGCGAGGTCTTCCACGCGGCGCGGGGGTGCGGCGCCTTCCTGAACGGTGAGCCGATCCACACCAGCACGGTGCGCGAGCCGTCTGGAGCGCTGCTCGGCACCGGTTTTCCGTTCAAAAAGGGGAAGGGGAACCTGGACGCCTACATGTCGCTGGTGGCGGATGCGGTGCGCGCCACTCACGACGTGCGCCGCGACGGCAGCGCGGCGCTGGACCTGGCGAACGTGGCGGCGGGGCGGCTGGATGGCTTCTTCGAGGTCGGCCTCGCGCCGTGGGACGTGGCGGCGGGGATGCTGCTGGTGCGCGAGGCGGGAGGGCGCGTCTCCGGCTGGCCCGGCGACTCCGGCGAGCCGCTCGACACGGGGCGGGTGCTGGCCAGCAACGGCCACATCCACGGCTGGCTGCGGGAGCTCGCGGGGCGGCACGTGGCGAGCATCTGA
- a CDS encoding dihydrofolate reductase family protein: MRRVRYNVAATLDGYIAGPEGEFDWIPHDPTVDFAAIFARVDTVLLGRRSYDLTRTGQAPWAPGTRVYVFSRTLRPEDHPGVTVVAEDAGGVVATLRAEPGEGEIWLFGGGELFRSLLAAGQVDSVEVTVVPILLGGGVPLLPPGAPRTALALAGTRTYPSGMVTLSYTVQRDD, from the coding sequence ATGCGCCGGGTGCGATACAACGTGGCCGCGACTCTGGATGGGTACATCGCCGGGCCTGAGGGCGAGTTCGATTGGATTCCGCACGATCCCACAGTCGACTTCGCCGCGATCTTCGCCAGGGTCGATACGGTGCTCCTGGGACGGCGCAGCTACGATCTAACGCGGACCGGCCAGGCGCCCTGGGCACCCGGCACGCGCGTCTACGTCTTCTCGCGCACGTTGCGTCCGGAGGATCACCCCGGCGTCACGGTCGTCGCTGAGGATGCGGGCGGGGTGGTCGCCACCCTGCGCGCCGAGCCCGGCGAGGGCGAGATATGGCTGTTCGGCGGCGGCGAGCTGTTCCGGAGCCTGCTCGCGGCGGGCCAGGTGGACTCGGTGGAAGTCACCGTCGTACCCATCCTGCTGGGCGGGGGCGTGCCGCTGCTGCCGCCCGGCGCGCCGCGCACCGCACTCGCGCTCGCGGGAACGCGCACGTATCCTAGCGGCATGGTGACGCTGTCCTACACGGTCCAGCGCGACGACTGA
- a CDS encoding GntR family transcriptional regulator, translating into MFHLDPSDPTPIEAQLVRTVRSALGAGLLAPGERMPTVRQLAVDLRVGANAVARAYEELERQGVLETKQGVGTVVRLSPSAIKHDELLAELSALEDTLLREASELGFSLDEVIIHLDSRRPR; encoded by the coding sequence ATGTTCCACCTCGACCCCTCCGACCCCACCCCCATCGAAGCCCAGCTCGTCCGCACCGTGCGCTCGGCGCTGGGGGCGGGGCTGCTGGCGCCTGGCGAGCGGATGCCCACCGTGCGGCAGCTCGCGGTGGACCTGCGCGTGGGGGCCAACGCGGTTGCGCGCGCGTACGAGGAGCTGGAGCGGCAGGGGGTGCTCGAAACGAAGCAGGGGGTAGGGACCGTAGTGCGGTTGTCCCCGAGCGCCATCAAGCACGACGAGTTGCTCGCCGAGCTCTCGGCGCTGGAGGACACCTTGCTCCGGGAAGCGAGCGAGCTGGGGTTTTCGCTGGACGAGGTCATCATCCACCTGGACAGCCGCCGCCCGCGGTAA
- a CDS encoding peptide MFS transporter, translated as MANTPNESPREAAATLDLPPSQTGFADTSFFGHPRGLSTLFFTELWERFSYYGIRPLLVLFMTAAIASGGFELPREQASAIVGIYAASVYLASLPGGWVADRILGLRRAIFWGGVLIALGHLAIALSAVFERSAFFLGLVLIVLGTGLLKPNISAIVGDLYPEGGARRDAGFSIFYMGINIGALVAPLVTGFLGEDQERFGWHYGFGAAGVGMVIGLIWYSLSAKRTLGNIGMEPSRHADPVVDARQRRSAVMGLSVFVAVLALVVILGMAGFINVNPVRVAENMSYVMLGMAILYFLYLFVAGGLSTDEMKRVAVIIVLFLFAVIFWSAFEQAPTSLTLFAADFTDRHVFGWEMPVTWLQAANSLFVILLAPVFAAIWVGLARRRGDLSSPAKFSLGLLFAAVGFAIMIFAANAVLSGGAGTRVSAWWLIASYFFQTVGELCLSPVGLSSMTKLAPRKYAGQMMGVWFMAAALGNLIAGIVGGHVDPENPAQMPALFERTTLSLLIAAAVLAALIIPIRRMMATASDERPAGVH; from the coding sequence ATGGCAAACACCCCCAACGAGTCGCCGAGGGAGGCAGCCGCCACCCTGGACCTCCCCCCATCGCAGACCGGCTTCGCGGATACGAGCTTCTTCGGCCATCCGCGGGGGTTGTCGACGCTGTTCTTCACCGAGCTGTGGGAGCGCTTCTCGTACTACGGCATCCGGCCGCTCCTGGTGCTGTTCATGACGGCGGCGATCGCCAGCGGCGGCTTCGAGCTCCCGCGCGAGCAGGCGTCGGCCATCGTGGGGATCTACGCGGCCAGCGTATACCTGGCCTCGCTCCCCGGCGGGTGGGTGGCGGACCGGATCCTGGGCCTGCGCCGCGCCATCTTCTGGGGCGGCGTGCTGATCGCGCTGGGGCACCTGGCCATCGCGCTCTCGGCCGTCTTCGAGCGGAGCGCCTTCTTCCTCGGGCTGGTGCTGATCGTCCTGGGAACGGGTCTGCTGAAGCCGAACATCTCGGCCATCGTGGGCGACCTGTACCCCGAGGGCGGCGCGCGGCGTGACGCGGGCTTCTCCATCTTCTACATGGGAATCAACATCGGCGCGCTGGTGGCGCCGCTGGTCACCGGCTTCCTGGGAGAGGACCAGGAGCGCTTCGGCTGGCACTACGGCTTCGGCGCGGCGGGTGTCGGAATGGTGATCGGCCTCATCTGGTACTCGCTGTCGGCCAAGCGCACGCTGGGGAACATCGGGATGGAGCCCTCGCGCCACGCGGACCCCGTGGTGGACGCGCGGCAGCGCCGCAGCGCCGTGATGGGGCTGTCCGTCTTCGTCGCCGTGCTCGCGCTGGTGGTGATCCTGGGGATGGCGGGCTTCATCAACGTCAACCCGGTGAGGGTGGCGGAGAACATGAGCTACGTCATGCTGGGGATGGCGATCCTCTACTTCCTCTACCTCTTCGTGGCGGGCGGTCTGAGCACGGACGAGATGAAGCGGGTGGCGGTCATCATCGTCCTCTTTCTCTTCGCGGTCATCTTCTGGTCGGCATTCGAGCAGGCGCCGACCTCGCTGACGCTCTTCGCGGCCGACTTCACGGACCGCCACGTCTTCGGGTGGGAGATGCCGGTCACCTGGCTGCAGGCGGCAAACTCACTCTTCGTGATCCTGCTGGCGCCGGTGTTCGCGGCGATCTGGGTGGGGCTGGCGCGGCGGCGCGGCGACCTGAGCAGCCCCGCGAAGTTCTCGCTGGGCCTTCTCTTCGCGGCCGTGGGCTTCGCCATCATGATCTTTGCGGCCAACGCGGTGCTTTCCGGCGGCGCCGGCACGCGGGTCTCGGCGTGGTGGCTCATCGCCAGCTACTTCTTCCAGACGGTGGGCGAGCTGTGCCTGAGCCCGGTAGGCCTGTCGTCGATGACCAAGCTGGCGCCCCGCAAGTACGCGGGCCAGATGATGGGCGTGTGGTTCATGGCCGCCGCGCTCGGAAACCTGATCGCGGGGATCGTGGGCGGGCACGTGGACCCGGAGAACCCGGCGCAGATGCCGGCGCTCTTCGAGCGTACCACGCTCTCGCTGCTGATCGCGGCCGCGGTGCTGGCCGCGCTGATCATCCCCATCCGGCGGATGATGGCGACCGCCTCCGACGAGCGGCCCGCGGGCGTGCACTGA
- a CDS encoding slipin family protein, with translation MAGNSIVPSKGNMIAPQSNAPRPNFISAIAFGLPTVAGAMTAAAVNTPLAAAVGLGLGIVAALSPKIAQHWERAVVLRFGRYAGLRGPGPFFVIPFVDSISAWVDQRTVTTAFTAEETLTSDTVPVNVDAVLFWTVYDPEKAALEVQDYTAAISWASQTALRDIIGRTSLSELLRGRVRIEKELQALIDERTTPWGVTVHSVEMRDVVIPAALQDAMSREAQASREKSARIILGEAEVAIAELFEKAAERYRDNPTALQLRQMNILYEALKQKGGMMVIPSSIVESMGPAGVMGTAALAAQAQQKQDADTTVAELPTVPPAHPNLPPAADLRVFGG, from the coding sequence ATGGCAGGCAACAGCATCGTACCCTCAAAGGGCAACATGATCGCGCCGCAGAGCAACGCGCCGCGTCCCAACTTCATCTCGGCCATTGCCTTCGGCCTCCCCACGGTGGCCGGGGCGATGACGGCGGCGGCGGTGAACACGCCGCTGGCGGCGGCGGTGGGGCTGGGGCTCGGCATCGTGGCCGCGCTCTCGCCCAAGATCGCGCAGCACTGGGAGCGCGCCGTGGTGCTGCGCTTCGGGCGCTACGCGGGGCTGCGGGGGCCCGGGCCCTTTTTCGTGATCCCCTTCGTGGACAGCATCTCCGCGTGGGTGGACCAGCGCACCGTCACCACCGCCTTCACCGCCGAGGAGACGCTCACCTCGGACACGGTGCCGGTGAACGTGGACGCCGTGCTCTTCTGGACCGTCTACGATCCCGAGAAGGCGGCGCTGGAGGTGCAGGACTACACGGCCGCCATCAGCTGGGCCTCGCAGACGGCGCTGCGCGACATCATCGGCCGCACCTCGCTCTCCGAGCTGCTGCGCGGCCGCGTCCGCATCGAAAAGGAGCTGCAGGCGCTGATCGACGAGCGCACCACCCCCTGGGGCGTCACCGTGCACTCGGTTGAGATGCGCGACGTGGTGATCCCCGCCGCCCTGCAGGACGCCATGTCGCGCGAGGCGCAGGCGTCGCGCGAGAAGTCGGCGCGCATCATCCTGGGCGAGGCCGAGGTTGCGATCGCGGAGCTGTTCGAGAAGGCCGCCGAGCGCTACCGCGACAACCCCACCGCGCTCCAGCTGCGGCAGATGAACATCCTGTACGAGGCGCTGAAGCAGAAGGGCGGGATGATGGTGATCCCGAGCAGCATCGTGGAGTCGATGGGTCCGGCGGGGGTGATGGGAACCGCCGCGCTCGCCGCCCAGGCGCAGCAGAAGCAGGACGCCGACACCACCGTCGCCGAGCTCCCGACCGTCCCGCCGGCCCATCCCAACCTCCCGCCCGCCGCGGACCTGCGGGTGTTCGGGGGGTAG
- a CDS encoding aldehyde dehydrogenase family protein, protein MSIAEIFETMEYGPAPESASPALRWLEERGGTTQLFIGGEWREPSGGEYFPSNNPATNKPLARIAQASAEDVDAAVAAARAALPGWQALGGHGRARYLYAIARHIQRHSRLFAVMETLDNGKPIRESRDIDIPLVARHFYHHAGWAQLMETEMPGHAPLGVVGQIIPWNFPLLMLSWKIAPALAMGNTVVLKPAEFTSLTALLFADVCRDAGLPPGVVNIITGDGRTGALIVEHPDVDKIAFTGSTEVGRIIRAATAGSGKKLSLELGGKSPFVVFDDADIESVIEGVVDAIWFNQGQVCCAGSRILAQEGIADHLVTRLRERMETLRVGDPLDKAVDIGAIIDPVQLEKIRELVEQGRSEGATLWQPSWSCPQEGCFFPPTLLTDVGPASTVAQVEIFGPVVVLMTFRTPDEAVALANNTPYGLAASVWTENINLALDIAPRIKAGTVWVNSTNLFDAASGFGGYRESGYGREGGREGLWEYVKPKWEKDQGKADSGQATAKKGRGKIADAVSALTHSRTDAPSLPPIDRTAKLYVGGKQARPDSGYSMPVVGADGRVVGEVGLGNRKDIRNAVEAAHKASGWAKGTGHNRAQVIYYLAENLAARADEFTRRIAALTGDEAGAAREVELSIRRLYTYGAWADKWDGAVHGTPFRNVTLAMHEPIGVVAIACPDEAPLLGFVSLVAPAIAMGNSVVVIPSERHPLAATDFYQLLDTSDVPGGVVNIVTGRRDELSETLAGHDDVDAMWYFGGAEGSTKVERLSTGNMKRTFVNYGRPRDWESAEQAEGPEFLRHATNVKNIWVPYGE, encoded by the coding sequence ATGAGCATCGCCGAGATCTTCGAGACCATGGAATACGGCCCCGCCCCCGAAAGCGCGTCGCCCGCGCTGCGCTGGCTGGAGGAACGAGGCGGCACCACGCAGCTCTTCATCGGCGGCGAGTGGCGCGAGCCTTCGGGCGGCGAGTACTTCCCATCGAACAACCCCGCCACCAACAAGCCGCTCGCCCGCATTGCCCAGGCGAGCGCGGAAGACGTGGACGCCGCCGTCGCCGCCGCGCGCGCCGCGCTGCCGGGGTGGCAGGCGCTGGGCGGGCACGGGCGCGCGCGCTACCTGTACGCCATCGCGCGCCACATCCAGCGCCACTCGCGCCTCTTCGCCGTGATGGAGACGCTGGACAACGGCAAGCCGATCCGCGAGTCGCGCGACATCGACATCCCGCTCGTCGCCCGGCACTTCTACCACCACGCCGGCTGGGCGCAGCTGATGGAGACGGAGATGCCCGGCCATGCGCCGCTGGGCGTGGTGGGGCAGATCATCCCGTGGAACTTCCCGCTGCTGATGCTGTCGTGGAAGATCGCCCCCGCGCTCGCCATGGGGAACACGGTGGTGCTGAAGCCGGCCGAGTTCACCTCGCTCACCGCCCTCCTCTTCGCCGACGTGTGCCGCGATGCGGGGCTCCCGCCGGGCGTCGTCAACATCATCACGGGTGACGGGCGCACCGGCGCGCTGATCGTGGAGCACCCGGACGTGGACAAGATCGCCTTCACGGGCTCCACCGAGGTGGGGCGGATCATCCGCGCCGCGACGGCGGGGAGTGGCAAGAAGCTGTCGCTGGAGCTGGGAGGCAAGAGCCCGTTCGTGGTCTTCGACGACGCCGACATCGAGAGCGTGATCGAGGGCGTGGTCGACGCCATCTGGTTCAACCAGGGGCAGGTGTGCTGCGCCGGCTCGCGCATCCTTGCGCAGGAGGGGATCGCCGACCACCTCGTCACCCGCCTGCGCGAGCGGATGGAGACGCTGCGCGTGGGCGATCCGCTGGACAAGGCGGTGGACATCGGCGCCATCATCGACCCCGTGCAGCTCGAAAAGATTCGTGAGCTGGTGGAACAGGGACGCTCCGAGGGCGCCACCCTCTGGCAGCCGTCGTGGAGCTGCCCGCAGGAGGGGTGCTTCTTCCCGCCGACGCTCCTGACCGACGTGGGTCCGGCCTCGACCGTCGCGCAGGTGGAGATCTTCGGCCCTGTCGTGGTGCTGATGACCTTTCGCACCCCCGACGAGGCGGTTGCACTGGCCAACAACACCCCGTACGGCCTCGCCGCCAGCGTGTGGACGGAGAACATCAACCTGGCGCTGGACATCGCCCCGCGCATCAAGGCGGGGACGGTGTGGGTGAACTCCACCAACCTCTTCGACGCCGCCTCCGGCTTCGGCGGCTATCGCGAGAGCGGCTACGGCCGCGAGGGCGGGCGCGAGGGCCTGTGGGAGTACGTGAAGCCGAAGTGGGAAAAGGATCAGGGGAAAGCGGACAGTGGACAGGCGACAGCGAAAAAGGGCCGCGGCAAGATCGCCGACGCCGTGAGCGCACTCACGCACTCACGCACTGACGCACCCTCCCTCCCGCCCATCGATCGCACCGCCAAACTCTACGTCGGCGGCAAGCAGGCGCGGCCGGACAGCGGCTACTCCATGCCGGTAGTCGGCGCGGATGGCCGCGTCGTCGGCGAGGTGGGGCTCGGCAACCGCAAGGACATCCGCAACGCGGTGGAGGCGGCGCACAAGGCCTCGGGCTGGGCCAAGGGGACGGGGCACAACCGTGCGCAGGTGATCTACTACCTGGCCGAGAACCTCGCCGCCCGCGCGGACGAGTTCACCCGCCGCATCGCCGCCCTCACCGGCGACGAGGCGGGCGCCGCGCGCGAAGTGGAGCTTTCCATCCGCCGCCTCTACACCTACGGCGCTTGGGCGGACAAGTGGGACGGGGCGGTGCACGGCACGCCCTTTCGCAACGTCACCCTGGCCATGCACGAGCCCATCGGCGTCGTGGCGATCGCCTGCCCTGACGAGGCGCCGCTCCTGGGCTTCGTCTCCCTGGTGGCCCCCGCCATCGCGATGGGGAACAGCGTCGTGGTGATCCCCTCGGAGCGCCACCCGCTCGCCGCCACCGACTTCTACCAGCTCCTCGACACCTCCGACGTCCCCGGCGGCGTCGTGAACATCGTCACCGGCCGCCGCGACGAGCTTTCCGAGACCCTCGCCGGCCACGACGACGTGGACGCGATGTGGTACTTCGGCGGCGCGGAGGGGAGCACGAAGGTTGAGCGCCTCTCCACCGGCAACATGAAGCGCACCTTCGTCAACTACGGCCGCCCCCGCGACTGGGAAAGCGCCGAGCAGGCCGAGGGCCCCGAGTTCCTCCGCCACGCCACCAACGTCAAGAACATCTGGGTGCCGTACGGGGAATAA
- a CDS encoding M23 family metallopeptidase, with product MGIPDWHTYRVCSGGGSSLVRTLSSMYGQMVGVLPSAKQHRWMGSFRPIRRQNPTDGAIWFVAGCIRTGFHSEQAYVLANGTIEDATPWGRVETVDAAAYDALPELTSGIGHRPLPQRTLIRWSGSPEVRMVVGPSLSLTMNGEIFDSHCFDWGEIQMVSQATFNAYPATGVLHNGGNACVTDDRIPVADGFDFPVTPFPTVTTARYDADRYYLAQGFRVYSSSGYHDGEDWNGDGGGNTDCGDAVYAPASGKIVNRQQSTATTGWGNALVIEHLLPDGRRTQTILAHHESLVRTHGVVRRGELIAFVGTTGNSGACHLHWGHRNPGDPYWNQFGIGYSSSTYPYMEAASNFVNANRALVIP from the coding sequence GTGGGCATCCCCGACTGGCATACCTACCGGGTTTGCTCTGGGGGCGGCTCAAGCCTCGTTCGCACGCTCTCCTCGATGTATGGCCAGATGGTGGGCGTGCTTCCCTCGGCGAAGCAGCACCGCTGGATGGGCAGCTTTCGTCCGATCCGCCGTCAGAATCCGACAGACGGCGCAATCTGGTTCGTTGCCGGATGCATCCGGACCGGCTTTCACAGTGAGCAGGCGTACGTACTGGCGAACGGCACCATCGAGGACGCTACCCCCTGGGGACGTGTCGAGACGGTGGACGCGGCAGCATACGACGCACTTCCTGAGTTGACCAGCGGGATTGGGCATCGCCCCCTGCCGCAGCGAACCCTGATCAGATGGTCTGGTAGTCCTGAAGTTCGGATGGTAGTGGGTCCCAGCCTGTCGCTTACGATGAACGGTGAGATCTTCGATTCACACTGCTTCGACTGGGGTGAGATCCAGATGGTGAGCCAGGCCACGTTCAACGCCTACCCTGCGACTGGCGTGCTGCACAACGGAGGCAATGCTTGCGTCACTGACGACCGCATTCCTGTCGCCGACGGGTTTGATTTTCCCGTGACCCCGTTTCCAACGGTGACCACGGCTCGCTACGACGCCGACCGCTACTACCTGGCGCAGGGATTCAGGGTGTATTCGTCGAGTGGGTATCACGACGGTGAAGATTGGAACGGAGACGGGGGTGGGAACACCGACTGCGGTGACGCGGTGTACGCGCCCGCCAGCGGAAAGATCGTAAATCGACAGCAGTCAACAGCAACGACCGGCTGGGGCAACGCTTTGGTGATCGAGCATCTTCTACCGGATGGGCGTAGAACTCAGACGATCCTAGCCCACCATGAGTCCTTGGTACGTACCCATGGAGTAGTGCGCCGTGGAGAGCTAATCGCCTTCGTCGGAACCACGGGGAACTCCGGAGCATGCCATCTCCATTGGGGCCATCGGAATCCTGGTGATCCGTACTGGAATCAGTTCGGGATCGGTTATAGCTCGTCTACATACCCGTACATGGAGGCCGCATCGAATTTCGTCAACGCAAATCGTGCGCTGGTAATCCCGTAA